One part of the Musa acuminata AAA Group cultivar baxijiao chromosome BXJ1-5, Cavendish_Baxijiao_AAA, whole genome shotgun sequence genome encodes these proteins:
- the LOC103983709 gene encoding tubulin beta chain, giving the protein MREILHVQGGQCGNQIGAKFWEVICDEHGIDGTGRYGGDSDLQLERINVYYNESSGGRYVPRAVLMDLEPGTMDSVRSGPFGQIFRPDNFVFGQSGAGNNWAKGHYTEGAELIDSVLDVVRKEAENCDCLQGFQVCHSLGGGTGSGMGTLLISKIREEYPDRMMLTFSVFPSPKVSDTVVEPYNATLSVHQLVENADECMVLDNEALYDICFRTLKLATPTFGDLNHLISATMSGVTCCLRFPGQLNSDLRKLAVNLIPFPRLHFFMVGFAPLTSRGSQQYRALTVPELTQQMWDAKNMMCAADPRHGRYLTASAMFRGKMSTKEVDEQMINVQNKNSSYFVEWIPNNVKSSVCDIPPKGLKMASTFIGNSTSIQEMFRRVSEQFTAMFRRKAFLHWYTGEGMDEMEFTEAESNMNDLVAEYQQYQDATADMEDYEEEEEEEEEEGEAA; this is encoded by the exons ATGAGGGAGATCTTGCACGTCCAGGGAGGGCAGTGCGGGAACCAGATCGGGGCCAAGTTCTGGGAGGTGATCTGCGACGAGCACGGCATCGACGGCACCGGTAGGTATGGAGGCGACTCCGACCTCCAGCTCGAGCGGATCAACGTCTACTACAACGAGTCCAGCGGCGGCCGCTACGTCCCTCGGGCGGTGCTCATGGATCTCGAGCCGGGCACCATGGACTCCGTCAGATCCGGGCCGTTCGGCCAGATCTTCCGGCCGGATAACTTCGTGTTCGGGCAGTCTGGCGCCGGGAACAACTGGGCCAAGGGGCATTACACTGAGGGTGCCGAACTGATCGATTCGGTGCTCGATGTGGTGAGGAAGGAGGCCGAGAACTGCGACTGCCTGCAAG GTTTCCAAGTATGCCACTCTCTGGGAGGAGGAACTGGTTCTGGCATGGGCACCCTTCTTATCTCTAAGATCAGAGAGGAGTACCCAGATCGCATGATGCTGACGTTCTCTGTTTTTCCATCACCCAAGGTTTCTGATACAGTTGTTGAGCCATATAATGCTACTCTCTCAGTCCATCAGCTTGTTGAGAACGCTGATGAATGTATGGTCCTGGACAATGAAGCACTCTATGACATCTGCTTCCGTACATTGAAGCTAGCAACTCCTACTT TTGGCGATCTTAATCATCTCATCTCTGCTACAATGAGTGGTGTCACATGCTGCCTCCGGTTCCCTGGCCAGCTGAACTCTGATCTCCGGAAGCTTGCTGTAAACCTGATCCCCTTCCCCCGCCTTCACTTCTTCATGGTAGGCTTTGCGCCCTTGACGTCGAGGGGCTCCCAGCAATACAGGGCCCTCACCGTCCCAGAGTTGACCCAACAGATGTGGGATGCCAAGAACATGATGTGTGCTGCTGACCCCCGACATGGCCGGTACTTAACTGCTTCAGCCATGTTTCGTGGGAAGATGAGCACCAAGGAGGTTGACGAGCAGATGATCAATGTTCAGAACAAGAACTCTTCCTACTTTGTCGAGTGGATTCCTAACAATGTGAAGTCGAGTGTGTGTGACATTCCACCAAAGGGGCTGAAGATGGCTTCCACCTTCATTGGGAACTCGACTTCCATCCAGGAGATGTTCAGGAGGGTCAGTGAGCAGTTCACAGCCATGTTCAGGAGGAAGGCTTTCTTGCACTGGTACACAGGCGAGGGCATGGACGAGATGGAGTTCACCGAGGCCGAGAGCAATATGAATGATCTGGTGGCCGAGTACCAGCAGTACCAGGATGCAACAGCTGATATGGAAGAttacgaggaggaagaagaggaagaggaagaggaaggggaggCAGCTTGA
- the LOC135674872 gene encoding auxin-responsive protein SAUR71-like, translating to MKRMTRRLSRVADSSQHPALEDTKGPHQAVRGGEGRQHSRRVPRGHVPMCVGKEMQRFVVRAEILGRQAFLELLHLSAQEYGYEQQGVLRIPFPAPLFHRLLLLLSSSSSDPALEELFRSLPDDIPRSSSASPAQLSLR from the coding sequence ATGAAGCGGATGACGCGGCGGCTGTCGAGGGTGGCTGACTCGTCGCAACATCCTGCGCTGGAGGACACGAAGGGGCCTCACCAGGCAGTGAGGGGAGGGGAGGGACGGCAGCACTCGCGGCGGGTACCGAGGGGCCACGTGCCTATGTGCGTCGGGAAGGAGATGCAGCGGTTCGTGGTCCGGGCTGAGATCCTCGGCCGGCAGGCCTTCCTCGAGCTCCTCCACCTCTCCGCTCAGGAGTACGGCTACGAGCAGCAAGGCGTGCTCCGGATCCCCTTCCCCGCCCCGCTCTtccaccgcctcctcctcctcctctcctcctcctcctccgatccTGCGCTGGAGGAGCTCTTCCGCTCCCTCCCCGACGACATTCCTCGGTCCTCCTCGGCCTCGCCGGCCCAACTCTCTCTCCGCTAA
- the LOC103983772 gene encoding myb family transcription factor MPH1, with protein sequence MTCFGRSGARQYNRSETPRIRWTEDLHRRFIQAVASLGGENKATPKQILRLMSVKGLGMSHVKSHLQMYRITISQAKLHKFPSTDNKKRRRRTQHYTSFVDSTSPVLHCEDPRMNSRLGCNYIFQLPSFEGVMRELISRSINNDTNNFGYIERDLSNQDDELLQLDCELTLSSFNHQKPEETMVPRITSSEGSIGCRDPTCSHLDLELAISSPSSCHLIGQLESE encoded by the exons ATGACATGCTTTGGGAGAAGTGGAGCGAGACAGTACAACCGATCCGAAACCCCCCGCATCCGGTGGACCGAGGACCTCCATCGCCGCTTCATCCAAGCTGTCGCGAGCCTCGGAGGAGAGAACA AAGCAACTCCAAAGCAAATCTTACGACTGATGAGTGTGAAGGGACTCGGGATGTCTCATGTTAAAAGCCACCTGCAA ATGTACAGAATCACCATCAGCCAAGCCAAACTCCACAAGTTTCCATCCACAGACAacaagaaaaggaggaggagaacacaGCATTACACTTCTTTTGTTGATTCCACTTCACCAGTACTTCATTGTGAAGATCCACGGATGAACTCCAGACTCGGCTGCAACTACATCTTCCAATT ACCATCATTTGAAGGTGTGATGAGAGAGTTGATCTCAAGGAGCATAAATAATGACACAAATAATTTTGGATATATTGAAAGAGATCTATCCAACCAAGATGACGAG TTACTTCAGCTGGATTGCGAGCTGACTCTATCATCTTTCAACCATCAGAAGCCAGAAGAAACAATGGTTCCCAGGATCACAAGCAGTGAAGGTTCCATTGGCTGTAGAGACCCAACTTGCAGTCACCTTGACCTAGAGCTGGCAATCTCATCTCCTAGTTCTTGTCATCTCATCGGACAGTTGGAGAGTGAATGA
- the LOC135674873 gene encoding protein PHLOEM PROTEIN 2-LIKE A2-like: MSHTCHWAAAGSHNGGGSVKAGKKGTIHVSAKAMNITWANDARFWKWIPLSKNELPKAFSKDDMSFDAAAELIQVNWLEARGSLDSAVHKQPRLSGSGRYEIIYHLRFKVDAFGWSNAPVIFELITPDGHRQQKSVMLEPYRRRSNEWQEIHGGELKMTGKVEFAMFQVESHGWKGGIIFGGVSLRPK, encoded by the exons ATGAGCCACACATGTCACTGGGCTGCTGCTGGTTCCCATAAT GGTGGAGGATCGGTTAAAGCAGGCAAGAAGGGCACGATTCACGTCTCAGCAAAAGCCATGAACATAACTTGGGCCAACGATGCGAGATTCTGGAAGTGGATTCCGCTTTCCAAGAATGAGCTACCCAAAGCCTTCTCCAAAGATGACATGAG CTTTGACGCTGCTGCAGAGCTGATTCAGGTGAATTGGCTCGAAGCAAGAGGGAGTCTGGACTCGGCAGTGCACAAGCAGCCTCGACTCAGTGGGTCCGGACGCTATGAGATCATCTACCACCTCAGGTTTAAGGTCGATGCCTTTGGGTGGAGCAATGCCCCCGTCATCTTTGAACTCATCACCCCAGACGGGCACAGGCAGCAGAAAAGTGTGATGTTGGAGCCATACAGGAGGAGAAGCAACGAGTGGCAAGAGATCCATGGTGGAGAACTCAAAATGACGGGAAAGGTTGAGTTCGCCATGTTTCAAGTCGAGAGCCATGGCTGGAAGGGTGGCATCATCTTTGGAGGTGTCTCTTTGAGGCCTAAATAA